One window from the genome of Vibrio vulnificus NBRC 15645 = ATCC 27562 encodes:
- the rhlB gene encoding ATP-dependent RNA helicase RhlB: MKKTHITEQKFADLGLNPQVVEGLEKKGFEFCTPIQALALPVLLSGQDIAGQAQTGTGKTLAFLTATFNHLLTTPAHEGRQPTQPRAIIMAPTRELAIQIYNDAEPLIASTGIKAALAYGGESYDKQLAKLQGGVDVLIGTTGRIIDFYKQRVFNLNNIQAVVLDEADRMFDLGFIKDIRFLFRRMPAPQERLNMLFSATLSYRVQELAFEHMHNPEHVVVEPQQKTGHRIQEELFYPSNEDKMALLQTLIEEEWPDRAIIFANTKYKCESIWAHLAADGHRVGLLTGDVPQKKREKILEQFTQGSVDLLVATDVAARGLHIPQVTHVFNYDLPDDCEDYVHRIGRTGRAGASGHSISFACEDYAINLPAIEEYIEHTIPVSDYDSNALIQDLPAPVRTPSSRNQQRRTNTGGARSGDRKSNNRRPRQPRQHKEA; encoded by the coding sequence ATGAAAAAGACGCATATCACAGAGCAAAAGTTCGCCGATTTGGGTTTAAATCCCCAAGTTGTTGAAGGATTGGAGAAAAAAGGGTTTGAGTTTTGTACCCCTATCCAAGCCTTGGCGTTGCCGGTACTGCTCTCCGGCCAAGACATCGCAGGCCAGGCCCAAACCGGGACTGGTAAAACGCTCGCGTTTCTTACTGCTACCTTTAACCATTTGTTGACGACCCCTGCACACGAAGGCCGTCAGCCAACCCAGCCACGTGCCATCATCATGGCGCCAACGCGTGAGTTAGCGATTCAGATCTACAACGATGCTGAGCCTCTGATCGCAAGTACTGGCATCAAAGCAGCCCTCGCTTACGGCGGTGAAAGCTATGATAAGCAGTTAGCCAAGCTACAAGGTGGCGTTGACGTACTGATCGGTACCACTGGTCGTATTATCGATTTTTACAAGCAGCGTGTGTTTAACCTCAATAACATTCAAGCAGTTGTTCTCGATGAAGCCGATCGCATGTTCGATTTGGGCTTCATTAAAGACATTCGTTTCTTGTTCCGCCGCATGCCAGCACCACAAGAGCGTTTGAACATGTTGTTCTCAGCGACGCTTTCTTACCGCGTGCAAGAATTGGCGTTTGAGCACATGCATAACCCAGAACACGTTGTGGTTGAGCCTCAACAAAAAACTGGCCACCGCATTCAAGAAGAGCTGTTCTACCCTTCAAATGAAGACAAAATGGCGCTGCTACAAACACTGATTGAAGAAGAATGGCCAGATCGCGCGATCATTTTCGCTAACACTAAATACAAGTGTGAATCCATCTGGGCTCATCTCGCTGCCGATGGTCACCGTGTTGGCCTGCTCACAGGTGATGTTCCACAGAAGAAACGCGAAAAAATTCTTGAGCAATTTACCCAAGGTTCTGTAGATCTCCTAGTGGCAACCGACGTAGCAGCACGTGGACTGCACATACCGCAAGTAACGCATGTCTTTAACTACGATTTACCTGATGACTGTGAAGACTACGTTCACCGTATTGGCCGTACTGGCCGTGCTGGGGCAAGTGGCCACTCGATCAGCTTTGCTTGTGAAGATTACGCTATCAACTTGCCAGCAATTGAAGAGTACATTGAGCACACCATTCCAGTATCAGACTACGATTCAAATGCCTTGATCCAAGATCTACCCGCGCCAGTTCGTACGCCATCGTCACGCAATCAGCAACGTCGAACCAATACTGGCGGTGCACGCTCAGGTGATCGTAAGTCAAACAACCGTCGTCCACGCCAACCGCGTCAACACAAGGAAGCGTAA